One region of Bacteroidota bacterium genomic DNA includes:
- a CDS encoding glycoside hydrolase family 3 C-terminal domain-containing protein, with the protein MKQILLFFLFIFLSVSSLISQESSYRFPFQDPALGMEKRISDLISRLSLEEKASMMLYNSPGVERLGIPPYNWWNECLHGVARAGKATVFPQAIGMAATFDPDLVYRIAGAISDEARAKHNAAVAKGSYEQYTGLTFWTPNVNIFRDPRWGRGQETYGEDPYLTSRIGEAFVGGLQGDDRRYLKAAACAKHYVVHSGPEESRHHFDATPPERDFFETYLPAFKALADTGVEAVMCAYNRTYGLPCCGSPLLLQKVLREYLGFEGHIVSDCWALDDIWARHKVVDTRAEAAAMAANAGVNLNCGYIYKYLPEAVDSGLVLESTIDSNLAVLLRTRFRLGLMDPPEMVPFNAIPREVVNCDEHREMALEAATKSIVLLKNENNTLPLDESKIRNIFITGPTAFDNDALVGNYNGFSGNMVTFVEGIVNRSDPGTVVDYSRGCLLNTDSIFHGFWEARRADVSIAVVGLNRMLEGEEGDAMLAEGGDRQDIRLPRNQVEFLHKLRHNIKEKPLIVVITGGSAIATEEIDSLADAMLFAWYPGEQGGNALADILFGSSNPSGRLPVTFYRNIEDLPPYDDYSMEGRTYRYFSGKVSFPFGHGLSYSDFAYENPRVAEGLIVAGNDIRLSLTISNNSDTPGDEVVQVYAARKKSGNFRPRKTLIAFQRVSLDANEKKHINFVINSYRLSYFNEYSKRYRIDPGLYELQIGASSEDIRARGEVIIFD; encoded by the coding sequence ATGAAACAAATCCTGTTATTTTTCCTCTTCATTTTCTTATCTGTTTCAAGTTTAATAAGCCAGGAAAGCAGCTACCGGTTTCCGTTCCAGGATCCGGCCCTTGGCATGGAAAAACGGATTTCCGATCTGATCTCCCGCTTGAGCCTGGAGGAAAAAGCTTCCATGATGCTGTATAACAGTCCGGGCGTTGAGCGCCTCGGCATTCCGCCTTACAACTGGTGGAATGAGTGCCTTCATGGCGTAGCCCGTGCGGGAAAGGCAACGGTATTCCCTCAGGCTATAGGTATGGCGGCGACATTTGATCCTGACCTTGTTTACAGGATCGCCGGAGCCATTTCCGATGAAGCCCGCGCCAAACACAATGCTGCGGTAGCCAAAGGCAGTTACGAGCAATATACGGGATTAACATTCTGGACTCCCAATGTTAATATTTTCCGTGATCCCCGCTGGGGCCGGGGTCAGGAGACCTATGGCGAAGATCCTTATCTGACATCCAGGATTGGCGAGGCCTTTGTTGGCGGCTTACAGGGTGATGATCGCCGTTACCTTAAAGCAGCGGCATGCGCCAAGCATTATGTGGTTCACAGCGGACCGGAAGAATCGCGGCACCACTTTGACGCCACCCCTCCGGAAAGGGATTTTTTTGAGACCTATCTTCCTGCATTCAAGGCTTTGGCTGATACCGGTGTGGAAGCGGTAATGTGTGCGTACAACAGGACATACGGACTGCCCTGCTGCGGGAGCCCTCTGCTTTTACAGAAAGTGCTGAGGGAATATCTGGGTTTTGAGGGGCATATTGTGTCCGACTGTTGGGCCCTGGACGATATTTGGGCAAGGCACAAGGTTGTGGATACCCGTGCAGAGGCTGCTGCCATGGCTGCCAATGCCGGGGTTAACCTTAATTGCGGGTATATTTATAAATACCTTCCGGAAGCAGTCGACAGCGGATTGGTGTTGGAATCAACGATTGACTCGAACCTGGCGGTTTTACTGAGAACACGGTTCCGGCTTGGACTCATGGATCCTCCGGAAATGGTGCCATTCAACGCTATACCCCGGGAAGTCGTGAATTGTGATGAGCACAGGGAAATGGCGCTGGAGGCCGCAACCAAATCCATTGTTCTGCTGAAAAACGAAAACAATACCCTCCCGCTCGACGAATCAAAGATCCGGAATATATTCATTACCGGCCCTACGGCTTTTGATAATGATGCACTGGTAGGTAATTATAACGGTTTCTCAGGAAACATGGTCACTTTCGTCGAAGGCATCGTTAACCGGTCTGATCCCGGAACCGTAGTCGATTACAGCCGGGGTTGCCTACTGAATACCGACAGCATTTTCCATGGTTTCTGGGAAGCCCGCCGTGCCGACGTAAGCATAGCGGTCGTCGGCTTGAACCGTATGCTTGAAGGGGAGGAAGGCGATGCAATGCTGGCAGAAGGGGGGGACCGCCAGGATATACGCCTGCCACGTAATCAGGTGGAATTCCTTCATAAACTAAGGCACAACATAAAAGAAAAACCACTGATCGTGGTGATCACCGGAGGAAGCGCCATTGCAACAGAGGAGATTGACTCCCTCGCCGATGCTATGCTTTTTGCCTGGTATCCCGGGGAACAAGGAGGAAATGCGCTGGCAGATATACTTTTTGGAAGCTCCAATCCCTCCGGAAGACTGCCTGTTACATTTTACCGTAACATTGAGGACCTCCCTCCCTACGATGATTATTCTATGGAAGGCAGAACATACCGGTACTTTTCAGGAAAGGTAAGCTTCCCATTTGGGCATGGGCTTAGCTATTCAGACTTCGCTTATGAGAACCCAAGGGTTGCTGAAGGTTTGATTGTTGCAGGAAATGATATCCGGCTTTCACTTACCATAAGCAACAATAGCGATACCCCGGGTGATGAAGTCGTTCAGGTTTATGCAGCCAGGAAGAAATCCGGAAACTTCCGTCCCAGGAAAACACTCATCGCATTCCAGAGAGTGAGCCTCGATGCAAATGAGAAAAAACATATAAACTTCGTGATTAACTCTTATCGCCTGTCCTATTTTAACGAATATTCAAAACGCTACAGGATAGACCCGGGATTATACGAATTACAGATAGGAGCTTCTTCAGAAGATATTCGCGCCAGGGGAGAGGTGATCATCTTTGATTGA